A region of the Triticum urartu cultivar G1812 unplaced genomic scaffold, Tu2.1 TuUngrouped_contig_6410, whole genome shotgun sequence genome:
TAAAAACATTCGGGTCTGCGTCCGTGTCTGTTTTTAAGACCTCGCGCTGCTTTAAGAAACTGGAAGCTGTGTAGGTCAACTGGCTACGGTACTTTTCGGATGCATCTGGCCTCCGTTTCCAACCTTGGGGAGCACAATTTTTTTAAGCGCTACAGTTTATTTTTTTAAAGCGCTACAGTTTCCCTTTTTTTTTGAGGATAAAGCGCTACAGTTTCCGTTTGAATAGTCGCTAGCCACGGCCGGCCCAGTAAACATGCGCGCTAGCAGTGTAATAACAGAAAAAATAGACATTTTTAACAGACAAAAAAAATACAAAATGGGCTGGCCCAGTGTGCAGGACGCCTTGGCCCACCAGCCAGATGAATCCCTGCCACATCAGCGTTTTCATGGCTCAAACGATGCCAGAGTTCGATTTAGACCGAGATTGCATAGTTCAGGGTGCAATCGACCGGGATTTTGACTTGAAGGTTCGTTTCACCCAACCTCTACGAGTTTAGGGTTTAAAATGAATTTTTTCCTTTTTGTTAGTGGTGTTCCGGCCTGATGACCGtaagaatttttttttaaaataacTGTATTCCTCTTAATGAATGCAAGTTTTTTTAAAGATTAGGTGCACGCAGCTATGTTCAATCTGTTCAATGGTCGCCACCTTGGATGTGTTCAGATATTCGAAAAAATAAGCACTATCGAATCGGGTGAATTAAAGAATAGACACAGGTCAGTTGGCATTTcagtctttcttcttcttttagGGCATCTGAAAGAGCCTCTTGGTCCTGAACATCAGAATAGGAACAAATGGGCCTCCGCAGATATCTATGCTTCTTTCGAAACAAGCACCGGTTTCAATTTCTGGTCGCCACTGCGACGCAATATAATGGCAACCACCACACTTTACAATGTACTTACTCCTACAAAGGACGCACGCGAGACCTGTGGAGAACAAACCAATCAACAAACACGCGAACGAACGCAAGCAACGATGTGATGGTCTGATGGATCCACATGCTTCTACCCAGCCGTAGAAGCCAACCTGCAGACCGGACGGGAACGACACCGTCACAACAATCAAAGAATGGCTAAACAAACCAGCCAAGCCAGGAAGAAGGCTCACACGGGCGCGAGCTTCCCGCGCGGCAGGGACATGCTGCGGCGCGTCTCCGGCAAGGGGGCGTTGGTCCTCTCGGCGTACGGCGGCCTGCTCCGGCGATGCTTCCCTTCCGTCACGGCCTCCGCCTCCCGGACCGACGCCCTGACAGACAACAACAAACACCCAAGCAAAATGAAGCCACCGATGCACCGCCAAAGTGACACGCCCAGCTGAAGAATCGTTGGTACGACGTACCGGAGGTCGATGCTCTGGGACTGCCTAGTCGCCGGCGGCGGGAGCTTCTTGGCCGACTTCCGGCTGAGATGGAAGGTGGGCTCGCCGTTGGCCACCTCGTTCTCCACATCGGACCAGTTCTTCCTCACCCTGGCCTCCGACCTCGCCGCCTTACTCCCCGACTCCGCGCCGCCGTTCGCCGTCTGCTGCTCCTCCCTCCGCGCCTTGGCCGCGCTGTCAGGCCTGTTCTTGGTCACGCTCACGCTCTCTCTAACCGTTGGCTTCGCGCTCCGGTTCTCCTCCGAGTCCCGGAATTTCCGCAGGCTCTGCTCCGTCAGAATGGACGCCGGCGTGTTGTTCCTGGACCGGCTGCCCTGCGATGCCTTTGCCGGCGGCTCGGCCCTCGGCGTGGGCGTGCACTCGATGATGCTCTCGGCCTTCTCCACGGTTTTCATGACGGTGCCGCCGGATCTCTCGGCGGAGAACGAGCTTCTCACCGGAGGTGACGGGGTCTTGAACTTGCGTGAGCTGAAGTATAGCTCCCTGCTGATGACGGGTGACTTGTCGTCCACCTCTCGCACCGACAGTGGAGACCGGAACCTTCTCTGCTTTCCAGAAGACGAGCTTCTGATCTGCAAGCACGGAACAAGTCGTATGTTTACTCAGGTTACTTCCTTCTGTGAGAATGAAAATCCATGTTTGAAACAATCAAGTACCTCGCTTGTGCAGGTGTCGACGCTGGAATCCTGCCTAGCCTCAGGCTTGAAGCGCAAGCTGGTGGTGATAAGAGGTGACCTCGCCCTTGCAGCATTTCTGGTCTCGGATGATGTTATACGGTTTGTGGCATCTCTCAGCTGTGCTGCTTCACGCTCCTTATCTTCCAATGCCGATTTCAGTTTACCAATCTGACAAAGGTAGAAGTCGTATCATGACTCATGAGTGAACAAAAACAAAGTTCCAAGGCCTGCTCTGCGTTTCACAACTCAACAACACAATCCCAATGCCGTACGTACCTCTTCCTTGAGGTCTTTGACCTGTGCTCCTTCCTTGTTAACACGGGCTGCGCCAAGTTCTATGGTGGCCACACGCTCAGCGAACTTGAGAGTGCTAATTGTTTCACCGAAAGAATCTGCTTCAGGGTTCACATGCACAAACATCAATGTCTTTGCCTGGCCGCCTGTATCGCAAGAAAAGCAAATGATTAGCCATGTCGGCATTCTTGACGAAACAAGTTCTAAGTCTTGTAAGAGTGTTTTTGTACCTAAGGCGTCTTGCAGCACTTGTGTCAGTTTGCTGTTCCGGTATGGAACGTGTGAACTCTTCTGGGCTAGTGCCGCTATAACATCACCAAGTGCCGATAGTGATTTGTTGATGTGCTTGGCTTCAGTCAGTCTTTCTCCGGCGGCCTCAGATTTGTCCACCCTCTCACTTCCTGCGAGATCCACCAGGTGAAGGCATCCTCTTAAAGTTGAACCAGAAATTATCTCCTTCCCTTGCACATGAACTGTCAACACACTGAAGAGAAGGGAAGCAACGTTACCACATGCAGTGATTATGGCTATGTCGCAGATGTTTGAAGATATGGTCTATACACATGATGCAAGGAGATTATACTAAGGGTATAACCTTATTTGGCGATACAATTCATTTCATTAGTTTTGTAGTGAATACCTGTGTGAGCGGCTACTTCGTTCATTAAGGGCAGTTGCTCCAACAGCCCGATTTCTGTGGCCAAGTTTCATCAGGTCCAAAACATCCTTTGTGCACTTCACAGGCACTAGATTGGCATCAGGGATGTTGAGTCCATTTACATGGGAATTGTTACGAATCTCTAATGTGTGTACAGTTAAGAAAAAAATCCAGAAGGAAATTTATGGAACCAAAGTTTTGACAGTGAAGCAAGGAAAGTAAGCATAAAGCAATATATTTGGTATGCACATTGCAACAAAGAAAAGGCATTTTTTGGAAATCATGGAAGGATATCGTTTGTTTGCACCATCAGCCATCAATAGGTCTCTCACTTGTTCATTGTATATTTCAATCATCTGAACCCTCACATCATATGTCGTGGTATCTGATCTGTTTTGAGAAATATCAAACAGATCATTTAGCGACCGGTAGTTTACGCCCAAGGTCTCCTCTGCTGTTTTGTCTGGACCACTCTGAGTAACATATGCAAAAAACAAATACATTGTCAAAAAAAAACCCTCCAATAGGACATGCTTCAGTATTAAAGATCTTTATCCCCTCCTTGTAGTTTTTATTATTGCAACTCCTTCCATTATAGTATTGCACGTCGACTGGACATGCCCCACAAATTTAATGGTGTGAACCCAAAAGCAAATAAATGTGAAAAATTACCATAGTGTAGGTTTTTCCTGATCCTGTTTGACCATATGCAAATATACAAACATTATAGCCATCCATCACTGATCTTATAAGTGGTTGTGTATCAACATAAACTTCAGCTGTTACAAAGAAAATGAAAGTGAGTCGACTGGTAGCATTAAGAGTTGCAATTAGAGTACAGCATCTCCTACAAAATTACTTTATGGTTTCCCAAAATAACATATCATTCTTATTGATCATGCAAGGCTTTATGCAAAATAAACAAGTAATTCTATCTTTGGAATAAGTATATAATAACAAAAAAAATAGCATAACTTTCTTGTGAATCACCAACTATTCTTTAGGAAAGTACTGGAAGGAATGCAATTGATTTGCGGTACATGGGAAACAAAATGAGGAAGTTTAATGATGTACATTGTGAAACATTAGGTCCAAATATTTTGTTGAAAGAGAATATCTTCCGTCCATCCTTTCCTTCCTTTTCAGGGTTAGTAATCATGATCTCCCCGTTTTCCCCAATATGATCCACAGTAGATCGTTGATCAGGTTGGGACTTCGGTAAAGGTTTCACTCTACAGTAGACTCGGATGCTACCTAAGAAACATATTTGAAGTTGTCAGTAACTATTATTTTACTGCAAATAAAATGAATTGAATCCATTTTAGGTTTACCTCTAAGATCTTGGACTTGATTGTACAGCTTACGATTTTCCTCCAGTAACTTGTGGTAAGCATTATGGTTCTGCGCCTCAAAATAGCTTTCTGCAACATTAGAATAATTTTTAGAGACCGAAGAGGACGACAATTGACAAAATTCTAAAACCATTACTCACCTAGCCTCGTCAAGTCTTCCTCCCATTTAGCTCGAGTGGATTCAACTTCGGACTTCATCTCATTGAAGGACAGTTTTAACTTCTGAATATTTCATGTTTAGAAGAAATAATAATTAGCACAATGCGATAATGTCCATAAAATAGATGTCCATATTAATTCTGTATATTCTAACCCTGAACAGGATATTTTTCATTAGATAAGTATAAAATTGGTAGGTAATTTTATTGTTTTTACTGTTATTTATATGTTAAAAAAGGGAACTACAAGGAATACGTGGACTTGCCACTAAATACTTAACATGCAGCTTGACAGTTGAAGAAAAACGGTGTTGATGTTCAAGTTAAGCAGTACAAAAATGCACATCATTCCCTACCTTCAGCTCTTCTTGTTGGCGTTCAAGTCCTTCCCCGTCACCCAAGTGTTTGCGGCTACCACAGGGCAATTGCAAAGATTTTGAAATAGCTTCGATTAACTCCAATTTAGAGCAAACACCACTGTCATCTTTCATCATCTTCCTTAAAAGGGATCTGACCTGTTAGATGGTACATGTTTAAACAGTAAGTTTCAGTAATTGGTGCAGAGTTTTTAGTTTTCAGGACTGCTAATGGCAAATGCTGCCTGTTGCCTATTTGATGGTGTACATCATCATAAGGAAAATACACCAAGGAGTACAAATATGATACTGCACCTGATTCCGGTGGGACACAAGCAGAATGGTGAATTCTTTAGAGGCTTGCTCAAGTATTGTTTCAAGGACCTGAAAAAATCCACCACCATAAGTTAGTCCACAGGTGTTCAGCATTGTTTGGTGACGAGATCAGCTAAACTAGTACTAAAAGGGGATCACCAATATATAAGAATAAGCAGAACATACCTACCATATCATCTAAAGGCAAGTCGTCAGCTTCACTCCATTCCAGAAGGAATGCCCGCACAACCCGAAGAACAAACTGCTGGAAAAGTGAGTGCTGAGATTCTTCAACTCTGGTTTCCTCAAGGGAGACCTCGGAGAGAAGATGAACAAATTCCAGCATCTGTTGGTTCTGGTCAGCTGAGCCTCCAAACCTGGATGAATGTGAAGGCAACCTCTTGCTTGGAGGCGCAATCTTAACAATAGCTCCATACCGCCATATACCGATTCCACCTGAAAGTTTCCACTCGTGGTATGCTTTGAGACAGAGTATGCAGTCCACAACTTTCATTGATGA
Encoded here:
- the LOC125530571 gene encoding kinesin-like protein KIN-14F (The sequence of the model RefSeq protein was modified relative to this genomic sequence to represent the inferred CDS: added 122 bases not found in genome assembly), translating into MRLLGGADDGKINDEGMALRKAEEAAARRCEAARWLRQMAPAAVEPLPDRPSEEDFCMALRNGLILCKVLNRVNPGAIPKVVENPIDTVQWSDGAAQSAIQYFENMRNFLVAVSEMNLLEFEASDIEKGGSSMKVVDCILCLKAYHEWKLSGGIGIWRYGAIVKIAPPSKRLPSHSSRFGGSADQNQQMLEFVHLLSEVSLEETRVEESQHSLFQQFVLRVVRAFLLEWSEADDLPLDDMVLETILEQASKEFTILLVSHRNQVRSLLRKMMKDDSGVCSKLELIEAISKSLQLPCGSRKHLGDGEGLERQQEELKKLKLSFNEMKSEVESTRAKWEEDLTRLESYFEAQNHNAYHKLLEENRKLYNQVQDLRGSIRVYCRVKPLPKSQPDQRSTVDHIGENGEIMITNPEKEGKDGRKIFSFNKIFGPNVSQSEVYVDTQPLIRSVMDGYNVCIFAYGQTGSGKTYTMSGPDKTAEETLGVNYRSLNDLFDISQNRSDTTTYDVRVQMIEIYNEQVRDLLMADGANKRLEIRNNSHVNGLNIPDANLVPVKCTKDVLDLMKLGHRNRAVGATALNERSSRSHSVLTVHVQGKEIISGSTLRGCLHLVDLAGSERVDKSEAAGERLTEAKHINKSLSALGDVIAALAQKSSHVPYRNSKLTQVLQDALGGQAKTLMFVHVNPEADSFGETISTLKFAERVATIELGAARVNKEGAQVKDLKEEIGKLKSALEDKEREAAQLRDATNRITSSETRNAARARSPLITTSLRFKPEARQDSSVDTCTSEIRSSSSGKQRRFRSPLSVREVDDKSPVISRELYFSSRKFKTPSPPVRSSFSAERSGGTVMKTVEKAESIIECTPTPRAEPPAKASQGSRSRNNTPASILTEQSLRKFRDSEENRSAKPTVRESVSVTKNRPDSAAKARREEQQTANGGAESGSKAARSEARVRKNWSDVENEVANGEPTFHLSRKSAKKLPPPATRQSQSIDLRASVREAEAVTEGKHRRSRPPYAERTNAPLPETRRSMSLPRGKLAPVLASTAG